In a single window of the Anaerocolumna cellulosilytica genome:
- a CDS encoding glutaredoxin, with product MKVLMYGAEICPGCVKAKEQLSKRPDIELDYRNITESTARLKEFLAYRDHEAMFAEVIKEGRIGIPFFILEDGTKTFQVSDFLDSESGKSKEISAPEQTETNLEVNACSLDGKGKC from the coding sequence ATGAAAGTTTTAATGTATGGAGCTGAAATTTGTCCGGGATGTGTGAAAGCGAAAGAACAGTTAAGCAAACGTCCAGACATTGAATTAGATTATAGAAATATTACAGAAAGTACAGCACGATTAAAAGAGTTTTTAGCATATCGTGACCATGAAGCCATGTTTGCTGAGGTAATAAAAGAAGGCAGAATTGGGATTCCGTTCTTTATTCTAGAGGATGGAACAAAAACCTTTCAGGTATCCGATTTCCTGGATTCAGAAAGTGGAAAAAGTAAAGAAATAAGTGCTCCGGAACAAACAGAAACAAACTTAGAAGTGAATGCCTGCTCTCTGGATGGAAAAGGGAAATGTTAA
- the trxA gene encoding thioredoxin, translating into MAFKFTDENFETEVLKSDIPVLIDFYADWCGPCKMMAPVIEELAGEYEGTVKIGKLNVDEAPGISSQYRVMSIPTLLFVKNGEVVDTVVGAISKNQVVDKLNQIK; encoded by the coding sequence ATGGCTTTTAAATTTACAGACGAGAATTTTGAAACAGAGGTACTTAAATCAGATATCCCCGTTTTAATTGATTTTTATGCAGATTGGTGCGGACCATGCAAAATGATGGCTCCTGTTATTGAAGAACTTGCAGGAGAATATGAAGGAACTGTAAAAATCGGTAAATTAAATGTTGATGAAGCACCTGGAATTAGCAGCCAGTATAGAGTAATGTCTATTCCTACGCTTTTGTTTGTTAAGAATGGGGAAGTAGTGGATACGGTTGTTGGTGCTATTTCCAAAAATCAGGTTGTTGATAAGTTGAATCAAATAAAATAA
- the trmB gene encoding tRNA (guanosine(46)-N7)-methyltransferase TrmB, with the protein MRLRNVRGSREAIAANEFVVQEPESHKGKWNLFFGNNNPIHIEIGMGKGKFICQLAQENPNINYIGIEKYSSVLIRAIDKRKELEIDNLCFIRFDAEYINDIFAEEEIARIYLNFSDPWPKDRHAKRRLTSKEFFERYNRMLRRDGEVVFKTDNRLLFDFSLEEVAIAGWKLKNHTYDLHHSEYALGNVMTEYEEKFSSMGNPIHRLVAFR; encoded by the coding sequence ATGAGGTTAAGAAATGTAAGAGGTTCAAGAGAAGCAATTGCTGCAAATGAATTTGTAGTACAGGAACCTGAAAGCCACAAAGGAAAGTGGAATTTATTCTTTGGAAATAATAATCCCATTCATATAGAAATAGGTATGGGAAAAGGAAAGTTTATCTGTCAGCTGGCACAGGAAAATCCCAATATAAATTATATTGGAATTGAAAAATATTCTAGTGTTCTAATCCGCGCCATAGATAAAAGGAAAGAATTAGAAATAGATAATTTGTGTTTTATACGGTTTGATGCAGAATATATCAATGATATCTTCGCAGAAGAAGAAATAGCTAGAATTTATCTTAACTTTTCGGATCCCTGGCCAAAGGATCGTCATGCCAAAAGGAGACTGACCTCGAAAGAATTTTTTGAAAGATATAACAGGATGTTAAGGAGAGACGGTGAAGTTGTATTTAAGACCGATAATCGTTTGTTATTTGATTTTTCATTAGAAGAAGTAGCAATCGCGGGGTGGAAACTTAAGAACCATACTTATGACTTGCATCACAGTGAATACGCTTTAGGGAATGTTATGACAGAGTATGAAGAAAAGTTTTCTTCCATGGGAAATCCGATACATCGTCTGGTTGCCTTCAGATAA
- a CDS encoding V-type ATPase subunit, translated as MNNLLSYSGIITKAKAMEAKIISVKDYQAISNLESTGDFISYLKIHAGYRDVFNGIDEQGTHRSQAEGIFIHGLYQEFSKLYQFANLEQRKVLDLFFFRYEINILKACMHMVYNQAANYDLSLFSDFFHKHSKLNVKALAAAKNMEEFINLLKGTEYHALLTNIQKTEITSFDYEMKLDVHYFMKSWKLKDKLLKGDNLKALTSSLGTEIDLLNIIWLFRSKKFYALHTSDSYSYIIPVTYKLTKDKLVKMMETSTMEEFIAVLNTTHYATLSPSLLDGSIEIFYQKVISKIYETNKMQYPTSMAPIGYYLLKKENEVRKLTTALECIRYKLDPQDTLKYVLQ; from the coding sequence ATGAACAATTTATTATCCTATAGTGGAATTATAACAAAGGCAAAGGCTATGGAAGCCAAGATTATCAGTGTAAAAGATTATCAGGCGATTTCAAATCTGGAATCAACGGGAGATTTTATCTCGTATCTAAAAATTCATGCAGGTTATCGTGATGTGTTTAATGGGATTGATGAGCAAGGCACCCATAGAAGCCAGGCAGAGGGTATATTTATTCATGGTTTATATCAAGAATTTTCAAAATTATACCAGTTCGCTAATTTGGAACAGCGTAAAGTACTAGATTTATTCTTCTTTCGCTATGAAATCAACATATTAAAAGCTTGCATGCACATGGTCTATAATCAGGCTGCCAATTACGATTTAAGTTTGTTCAGTGATTTTTTTCATAAACACTCTAAACTTAACGTAAAAGCTTTAGCTGCTGCAAAGAACATGGAAGAATTTATTAATCTTCTAAAAGGTACTGAGTATCATGCGTTACTTACCAATATTCAAAAAACAGAAATTACATCATTTGACTATGAAATGAAACTGGATGTTCACTACTTCATGAAATCCTGGAAGTTAAAGGATAAATTACTTAAGGGAGACAATCTGAAGGCTCTTACCAGTTCCTTGGGAACTGAAATAGACTTATTAAATATTATATGGCTGTTCCGTTCAAAGAAGTTTTATGCCCTGCATACTTCTGACAGTTACTCCTATATCATACCAGTGACTTATAAGTTAACGAAGGATAAATTAGTTAAAATGATGGAAACTTCTACAATGGAAGAATTCATTGCAGTATTGAATACTACCCATTACGCAACCTTAAGTCCTTCCCTGTTGGATGGTTCCATAGAAATCTTTTACCAGAAGGTGATTTCTAAAATATACGAAACTAATAAAATGCAGTACCCTACTTCTATGGCACCTATCGGATATTACTTATTAAAAAAAGAAAATGAAGTACGGAAACTAACTACTGCCCTAGAGTGTATTCGATATAAATTGGATCCTCAGGATACGCTAAAATATGTTTTACAATAA
- a CDS encoding V-type ATP synthase subunit I gives MIEKMKFLSITGPRSEFDRVVNVYLSKYEVHLENALSELKSVHDLKPFVEINPYKDVFSKSQELVDRFDKETPAVDKDMTPSMASAVINSASHELEDLTDKKKSLKVERDHLTELIKKIEPFRHLDYAVDKILDFKFIKFRFGRISHEYYNKFSKFVYDSLTTLFFECDSDSEYVWGVYFVPGSQHEKIDAIYSSLHFERIFIPAEYEGTPEEAYRLISRKKDAVVEKIKEIDDQIKERLNSKAVDILAAHEVLKAFNSNFDVRKLAACTRDSNSDSFYFILCGWITEKNVASLVKDIDNDANIYCMLEDDYEGITAKPPTKLKNFKLFKPFEMFISMYGLPAYNEIDPTSFVAITYSLIFGIMFGDVGQGLCLVLGGALLYKIKKVPLAAIVSIAGIFSTIMGFMYGSFFGFEHAIPTGWLKPMENVMTVLMVAVAFGSILIIIAMVINIINGIKAKDVEKIFFDTNGVAGLVFYVMALVCVLLIFTGHALPATILLAVFFGIPLLLMFFKEPLTHYVEKKSKIFPDQKGMFFVESFFELFEVVLSYLTNSISFLRVGAFALSHAAMMGVVMLLANVESGNPNIFILILGNLFVAGMEGLIVGIQVLRLEYYEMFSRFYRGTGKGFRPYKSK, from the coding sequence GTGATTGAAAAAATGAAGTTTTTGAGTATAACAGGTCCCAGAAGTGAATTCGACCGCGTTGTAAATGTATATCTTTCCAAATACGAAGTACATTTAGAAAATGCATTGTCCGAACTAAAGTCTGTTCATGATTTAAAACCCTTTGTAGAAATTAACCCCTACAAAGATGTCTTTAGCAAATCACAAGAACTAGTTGACCGGTTTGACAAAGAAACACCAGCCGTGGATAAAGATATGACTCCTTCTATGGCTTCCGCAGTAATTAATTCAGCTTCTCACGAACTAGAAGATTTGACCGATAAGAAAAAAAGCCTAAAGGTGGAACGTGACCATCTGACCGAATTGATAAAAAAAATTGAACCCTTCCGCCATCTGGATTATGCAGTAGATAAAATCCTTGATTTTAAATTTATTAAATTCAGATTCGGCAGGATATCCCATGAGTATTACAACAAATTCTCAAAATTTGTATATGACAGCCTGACAACCTTATTTTTTGAATGTGACAGCGATTCTGAATATGTTTGGGGTGTATACTTTGTTCCCGGTTCTCAACATGAAAAGATTGATGCGATTTACTCTTCTCTTCACTTTGAGCGAATTTTTATTCCTGCTGAGTATGAAGGTACCCCTGAAGAGGCTTATCGATTAATCTCCAGGAAAAAAGATGCTGTTGTAGAAAAAATTAAAGAAATCGATGACCAGATAAAAGAGCGTTTAAATTCAAAGGCGGTCGATATTCTGGCTGCTCATGAGGTACTTAAAGCCTTCAACAGCAACTTTGATGTTAGAAAGCTTGCTGCCTGTACAAGAGATTCCAACAGTGATTCTTTCTATTTTATCCTGTGCGGCTGGATCACAGAAAAAAACGTAGCTTCTCTTGTAAAAGACATTGATAACGATGCCAACATCTACTGTATGTTAGAGGATGATTACGAGGGTATCACTGCAAAGCCGCCTACAAAGCTTAAAAACTTTAAGTTATTTAAACCATTTGAAATGTTTATTAGCATGTACGGTCTTCCAGCCTACAACGAAATTGACCCTACATCTTTTGTAGCTATAACCTACTCCCTAATATTTGGTATTATGTTTGGAGATGTTGGCCAGGGCTTGTGCCTTGTTCTTGGTGGTGCTCTACTGTATAAGATAAAAAAGGTGCCTTTGGCAGCTATTGTATCCATTGCTGGTATATTTTCAACCATTATGGGATTTATGTACGGCAGCTTCTTTGGATTCGAACATGCCATTCCTACCGGGTGGTTAAAGCCTATGGAAAATGTAATGACCGTCCTTATGGTTGCGGTAGCTTTTGGTTCAATATTAATCATTATTGCTATGGTTATTAATATAATTAACGGTATTAAAGCAAAGGATGTTGAAAAAATATTTTTTGATACCAATGGTGTAGCCGGGCTTGTATTTTACGTAATGGCATTAGTCTGTGTATTATTAATATTTACAGGTCATGCACTGCCAGCAACTATACTTTTAGCTGTATTTTTCGGAATACCTTTACTGCTGATGTTTTTTAAAGAACCTCTTACCCACTATGTAGAGAAAAAGTCAAAAATTTTCCCAGACCAGAAAGGTATGTTCTTTGTAGAATCATTCTTTGAATTATTTGAAGTGGTATTAAGTTACTTAACCAACTCTATCTCTTTCTTACGTGTGGGCGCTTTCGCCTTAAGCCATGCGGCTATGATGGGAGTGGTAATGTTACTTGCAAATGTTGAATCGGGCAATCCAAATATCTTTATACTAATATTAGGTAACCTGTTTGTTGCAGGTATGGAAGGTCTGATTGTAGGTATCCAGGTTCTTCGTCTGGAGTATTATGAAATGTTCAGCCGTTTCTATAGAGGAACTGGTAAAGGTTTTAGACCATACAAAAGTAAATAA
- a CDS encoding ATP synthase subunit C gives MTAKIILVIALILSIIIPFGAFLLGEKKKGNLKATLICNAFFFFGTLVLADILLFSGKVSAAEAADAVASSVDGWRYIAAALSTGLSCIGGGIAVASAASAALGAMSEDSSIMGKALIFVALAEGIALYGLIVSFTILG, from the coding sequence ATGACAGCAAAAATCATATTAGTAATAGCATTAATCTTAAGCATTATTATCCCATTTGGAGCATTTCTTTTAGGAGAAAAGAAAAAAGGTAATTTAAAAGCAACTTTAATCTGTAATGCATTTTTCTTCTTTGGTACCTTAGTTCTTGCAGACATCTTATTATTCAGCGGAAAAGTATCTGCTGCTGAAGCTGCCGATGCTGTAGCAAGTTCAGTTGATGGCTGGAGATATATAGCAGCTGCCCTTTCCACTGGTTTATCCTGTATCGGTGGTGGTATTGCCGTTGCTTCTGCTGCTTCTGCTGCCTTAGGTGCTATGAGTGAAGATTCCAGTATCATGGGTAAAGCACTTATCTTTGTTGCTCTTGCAGAAGGTATTGCATTATACGGCTTAATCGTATCCTTTACAATCTTAGGATAA
- a CDS encoding V-type ATP synthase subunit F, with protein MRMFLISDNVDTYTGMRLAGVDGVVIHSKKHLKQQLDKAIADSTIGVLLITEKFSREFPDLINDVKLNRKLPLIVEIPDRHGTGRKPDFITSYVNEAIGIKL; from the coding sequence ATGCGCATGTTTCTTATCAGCGACAATGTCGATACTTACACAGGAATGCGCCTTGCAGGCGTTGATGGCGTTGTAATACATTCAAAAAAACATTTAAAGCAGCAATTAGATAAAGCCATTGCGGATTCAACCATTGGTGTATTATTAATTACAGAAAAGTTCAGCAGAGAGTTTCCTGATTTAATCAATGATGTTAAGTTAAACCGTAAGCTGCCTTTAATTGTTGAAATACCTGATCGTCACGGAACCGGACGTAAGCCCGACTTCATTACTTCCTACGTAAATGAAGCCATAGGAATTAAATTATAG